The Pseudomonas iranensis genome includes a window with the following:
- a CDS encoding gluconate 2-dehydrogenase subunit 3 family protein — MSDQDRDNPRREFLRKSLTLIPVVTLAGTGLGSSVLQAAPESTPAPAAAKPAAAGAGDYQPSFFTAEEWAFINAAVAQLIPNDAQGPGALEAGVPEYIDRQMNTPYAAGALWYMQGPFNADAAPEMGWQSKLVPKDIYRLGIAATDQWVKGLSGKTFAEQDSATRDDLLKQLEAGKPQFDAVPAKIFFNLLLQNTKEGFFCDPIHGGNKGMVGWTMIGFPGARADFMDWVERNEQYPFPAVSIRGERA; from the coding sequence ATGTCTGATCAAGATCGAGACAACCCGCGGCGTGAGTTCTTGCGCAAATCCCTGACCCTGATTCCGGTGGTCACGCTTGCCGGTACCGGCCTGGGCAGCAGCGTGCTGCAAGCCGCACCTGAAAGCACACCGGCGCCTGCCGCAGCAAAACCGGCCGCGGCTGGCGCCGGTGATTATCAGCCGAGCTTTTTCACCGCTGAAGAATGGGCATTCATCAATGCCGCCGTCGCCCAGTTGATCCCCAACGACGCGCAAGGCCCGGGCGCGCTTGAAGCCGGCGTGCCGGAATACATCGACCGGCAGATGAACACGCCGTACGCCGCCGGTGCCCTGTGGTACATGCAAGGCCCATTCAATGCCGACGCTGCGCCGGAGATGGGCTGGCAGAGCAAACTGGTACCCAAAGACATCTATCGCCTCGGCATCGCCGCCACGGATCAGTGGGTAAAAGGTCTCAGCGGTAAAACATTTGCCGAGCAAGACAGCGCTACCCGAGACGATTTGCTCAAGCAACTCGAAGCCGGCAAGCCGCAGTTCGATGCGGTGCCGGCGAAGATTTTCTTCAATCTGCTGCTGCAAAACACCAAGGAGGGTTTCTTCTGCGACCCGATCCACGGTGGCAATAAAGGCATGGTCGGCTGGACCATGATCGGTTTCCCCGGCGCCCGCGCCGATTTCATGGATTGGGTGGAACGCAACGAGCAATACCCCTTCCCGGCAGTGTCGATTCGCGGCGAGAGGGCGTAA
- a CDS encoding M3 family metallopeptidase, whose amino-acid sequence MPDTNPLLQQWQLPPWSAIRAEHLLPAVERIVADNLLIIENVIATQVEHPNWDDVVIAIDEADARLDETMAIIEFLSVRHADDPEWLAQEALSTHAAQHYKAAKAGNRQLLQVYQRLAQSSIAASFSDARKASLAKILRRFHLAGSQLSSAQRKDLTRLNGEIDLLEKRFMSNLKSVNAAWSKDIDDAALLAGLPAETRAHLATNANKAGLSGWRLTLDQNTCDQVMKRARHRGLREECFKAWCTRASDQGPYAGRFDNGPVLHKLLAARHAKARLLGFDNFAQLRLLDRMAVDTDQVRRFLQQQIALNAAALARETDDLQASARQYGIDQIEAWDHDFLAEQLRLKQLGGEVQDLRLFFPLDAILQSLCRFSEHMFGIRISENIRLETFNENVRLFEVSEHEQTVGFIYIDPFHRAAGADYAWTGVLRNRRINAEGRPSLPIASLQCNYTAAADGLNLLAHQDLRVLLHEFGHCLHHVLTRSPHYNRSGISQLSRDAAEFVGQLFEKWALSGQFLRWLGTHHQSGERLSETQADAAFSTTDIQRSRETAMLLLSALFDFELHRSHGDGRTVQQVMADVQSAFPGLHIPAYCRFANSCDYLVTGYEASLYAYKWSGVLASEAFKRFEREGLFNEQTGRDMREHLLSGDRQSLPAALQAFLGKPIDSALFPAPAD is encoded by the coding sequence ATGCCTGACACCAACCCACTCCTGCAACAATGGCAGTTGCCGCCCTGGTCGGCGATACGCGCCGAACATCTGCTGCCGGCAGTCGAGCGCATCGTTGCCGACAATCTGCTGATCATCGAAAACGTCATCGCCACTCAGGTTGAGCATCCCAACTGGGACGACGTGGTCATTGCCATTGATGAAGCCGATGCACGCCTGGATGAAACCATGGCGATTATCGAATTCCTCTCGGTCAGGCATGCCGATGATCCCGAGTGGTTGGCGCAGGAAGCGCTCAGCACCCACGCTGCGCAGCATTACAAGGCTGCGAAGGCCGGCAATCGACAGTTGCTCCAGGTTTATCAACGATTGGCACAGAGCTCCATAGCCGCCAGCTTCAGTGATGCACGCAAAGCCTCGCTGGCAAAAATCCTGCGCCGGTTTCACTTGGCGGGAAGCCAATTGTCGAGTGCGCAGCGCAAGGATCTGACGCGATTGAACGGCGAAATCGATTTGCTGGAAAAGCGCTTCATGAGCAACCTCAAATCGGTCAACGCGGCATGGAGCAAGGACATCGATGATGCAGCGCTGTTGGCGGGACTGCCGGCCGAAACGCGGGCGCATCTGGCCACCAATGCCAACAAGGCCGGCCTGTCCGGGTGGCGGCTGACACTCGATCAGAACACTTGCGATCAGGTCATGAAGCGGGCGCGGCACCGCGGTTTACGTGAAGAGTGTTTCAAAGCCTGGTGCACCCGCGCTTCGGATCAGGGGCCATACGCCGGCCGCTTCGACAACGGACCGGTGCTGCACAAGCTGCTGGCGGCGCGTCATGCCAAAGCCCGGCTGTTGGGTTTCGACAATTTCGCTCAACTGCGACTGCTCGACCGCATGGCCGTGGATACTGACCAGGTCCGCCGTTTTCTGCAGCAGCAGATCGCCCTCAATGCAGCGGCGCTTGCGCGCGAAACCGATGACCTGCAAGCCTCTGCACGCCAGTACGGTATTGATCAGATAGAAGCGTGGGATCACGACTTCCTCGCCGAGCAATTGCGCCTGAAGCAGTTGGGCGGCGAGGTGCAGGACCTGCGCCTGTTTTTTCCGCTGGACGCCATACTGCAGAGCCTGTGCCGCTTCAGTGAGCACATGTTCGGCATCAGGATCAGCGAAAATATTCGCCTGGAGACTTTCAACGAAAACGTGCGCCTGTTCGAAGTCAGCGAGCATGAGCAAACGGTCGGCTTCATCTACATCGACCCGTTCCACCGCGCCGCTGGCGCCGACTACGCCTGGACAGGTGTACTGCGCAACCGACGGATCAATGCGGAAGGCCGGCCATCACTGCCGATAGCCTCGCTTCAATGCAATTACACGGCCGCCGCCGACGGGCTGAATCTGCTGGCACATCAGGATCTGCGCGTGCTGCTGCACGAATTCGGCCATTGCCTGCATCACGTGCTGACACGTTCGCCGCACTACAATCGTTCCGGCATTTCACAACTGAGCCGCGACGCTGCCGAGTTTGTCGGGCAGCTGTTCGAGAAATGGGCGCTATCCGGGCAATTCCTGCGCTGGCTGGGTACGCATCATCAGAGCGGTGAGCGCCTGTCGGAAACGCAGGCCGACGCCGCGTTTTCCACCACCGACATCCAGCGCAGCCGAGAGACGGCGATGCTGCTGCTGAGCGCGCTGTTCGACTTCGAACTGCATCGCAGTCACGGCGACGGTCGCACTGTTCAACAAGTGATGGCGGATGTGCAAAGCGCATTCCCGGGCCTGCATATTCCAGCCTACTGCCGCTTCGCCAACAGCTGCGATTATCTGGTGACCGGTTACGAGGCTTCGCTGTACGCCTACAAATGGTCGGGTGTGCTGGCGAGCGAGGCATTCAAACGCTTCGAACGTGAAGGCCTGTTCAACGAACAGACGGGCCGGGACATGCGCGAACACCTGCTCTCGGGTGACAGACAGTCACTCCCCGCCGCGCTGCAAGCGTTCTTGGGTAAACCGATCGACAGCGCGCTGTTTCCTGCGCCAGCCGATTGA
- a CDS encoding YheV family putative zinc ribbon protein: MSDGPVITKKRFIAGAVCPACSEPDKLMMWNEDGVPHRECVACGYSDTLNEQGLSVPKELGTRVNTSALKPAADKKVQAVQFFPNPKLKKKPDEQQ, from the coding sequence ATGAGCGACGGCCCTGTGATCACCAAGAAGCGCTTTATCGCCGGGGCGGTCTGCCCGGCGTGCAGCGAGCCGGACAAGTTGATGATGTGGAACGAAGACGGCGTGCCGCACCGCGAATGCGTGGCTTGCGGATACTCCGACACCCTCAACGAGCAGGGGCTGTCGGTACCCAAAGAACTGGGCACGCGGGTCAATACCAGTGCGCTGAAGCCTGCCGCCGACAAAAAGGTCCAGGCCGTGCAGTTCTTCCCCAACCCGAAGTTGAAGAAAAAGCCCGACGAGCAACAGTGA
- a CDS encoding phosphatase domain-containing protein, protein MSRVRFFPALCFSLVALLHGIAARAADATPSRPAEWAQPVEAQFNLFRMSPTLYRSALPSRSAVPLLNDLHVVTVINFLPDADSDWLSAPGIKQVQLPYRTNHVDDSDVLKALRSIQSAEADGPVLMHCKHGSDRTGLMAAMYRVVVQGWSKEQALKEMTEGGFGGSQHFHDSVRYVMQADVDRLHEALINGECSTSAFAMCSMKSWFDSAHVER, encoded by the coding sequence ATGTCTCGAGTGCGCTTTTTCCCCGCGTTATGTTTTTCGCTTGTTGCCCTGTTGCATGGCATTGCCGCCCGGGCGGCCGACGCCACGCCATCTCGCCCGGCCGAGTGGGCACAGCCGGTTGAGGCGCAGTTCAACCTGTTCCGCATGTCACCGACGCTGTATCGCAGCGCCTTGCCCAGCCGCAGTGCGGTGCCGCTGTTGAACGATCTGCATGTCGTCACCGTAATCAACTTCCTGCCTGACGCTGATAGCGACTGGCTCTCCGCGCCGGGCATCAAGCAAGTGCAGCTGCCGTATCGCACCAACCACGTCGACGACAGCGATGTGCTCAAGGCTCTGCGCTCGATTCAGTCCGCCGAAGCCGACGGCCCGGTGCTCATGCACTGCAAGCACGGTTCTGACCGCACGGGTCTGATGGCGGCGATGTACCGCGTGGTGGTGCAGGGCTGGAGCAAGGAGCAGGCGCTCAAGGAAATGACCGAGGGCGGTTTTGGTGGCAGTCAGCATTTCCACGACAGCGTGCGCTACGTGATGCAGGCCGATGTCGATCGGTTGCACGAAGCCTTGATCAATGGCGAATGCAGCACCAGTGCATTCGCCATGTGTTCGATGAAGAGCTGGTTCGACTCGGCGCACGTCGAGCGTTGA
- the prlC gene encoding oligopeptidase A encodes MSVNNPLLQCYDLPPFSTIRAEHVLPAIETILADNRAAIAEILKTQGKNPTWAGLVLAMDELNDRLGAAWSPVSHLNAVCNSAELREAYESCLPALSAYSTEMGQNRELFQAYEALANSPEAASFDVAQKTILEHALRDFRLSGIDLPEAEQKRYAEVQSKLSELGSRFSNQLLDATQAWTKHITDEAALAGLTDSAKAQMAAAAQAKGLDGWLITLEFPSYYAVMTYAQDRALREEVYAAYCTRASDQGPNAGQNDNGPVMEDILDLRQELARLLGFASFAELSLATKMAESSDQVLSFLRDLAQRSKPFAAQDLQQLRAYAAEQGCADLQSWDSGFYGEKLREQRYSVAQETLRAYFPIDKVLSGLFAIVQRLYGIEIAEQKGFDTWHPDVRLFEIKENGQHVGRFFFDLYARANKRGGAWMDGARDRRRTVDGVLQSPVANLVCNFTPADSGKPALLTHDEVTTLFHEFGHGLHHLLTRVEHAGVSGINGVAWDAVELPSQFMENWCWEPEGLALISGHYETGEPLPQDLLEKMLAAKNFQSGLMMVRQLEFSLFDFELHATHGDGRSVAQVLEGVRDEVSVMRPPAYNRFPNSFAHIFAGGYAAGYYSYKWAEVLSADAFSKFEEDGVLNAETGRAFREAILARGGSQAPMVLFVDFRGREPSIDALLRHSGLSEDAAA; translated from the coding sequence GTGAGCGTGAACAACCCTCTTTTGCAGTGCTACGACCTGCCGCCGTTCTCCACGATCCGTGCCGAACACGTCCTGCCCGCCATCGAAACCATCCTCGCGGACAACCGCGCCGCCATCGCCGAAATTCTCAAGACCCAGGGCAAGAACCCGACCTGGGCCGGTCTGGTGCTGGCGATGGACGAACTCAACGATCGTCTCGGTGCGGCATGGAGCCCGGTCAGCCATCTTAACGCCGTGTGCAACAGCGCCGAACTGCGTGAAGCCTACGAGTCGTGCCTGCCGGCCCTGAGCGCCTACTCCACCGAGATGGGCCAGAACCGCGAACTGTTCCAGGCGTATGAAGCGTTGGCCAACAGTCCGGAAGCTGCCAGTTTCGACGTCGCGCAAAAGACCATTCTGGAACACGCCCTGCGCGATTTCCGTCTGTCGGGTATCGATCTGCCGGAAGCCGAGCAGAAACGTTACGCCGAAGTGCAGAGCAAATTGTCCGAGCTGGGCAGCCGCTTCTCCAACCAACTGCTCGACGCCACCCAGGCGTGGACCAAGCACATTACCGACGAAGCCGCCCTCGCCGGTCTGACCGATTCGGCCAAGGCGCAGATGGCTGCCGCAGCCCAGGCCAAAGGCCTCGACGGCTGGCTGATCACCCTGGAATTCCCCAGCTACTACGCCGTGATGACCTATGCGCAGGACCGCGCACTGCGCGAAGAAGTCTACGCCGCGTACTGCACCCGCGCCTCGGACCAAGGCCCGAATGCCGGGCAGAACGACAACGGCCCGGTGATGGAAGATATCCTCGACCTGCGTCAGGAACTGGCCCGGCTGCTGGGCTTCGCCAGTTTCGCCGAGCTGAGCCTGGCGACGAAAATGGCCGAATCCAGCGATCAGGTGCTGAGCTTCCTGCGCGATCTGGCCCAGCGCAGCAAGCCGTTCGCCGCGCAGGATCTGCAACAGCTGCGCGCTTACGCCGCCGAACAGGGCTGCGCCGACCTGCAAAGCTGGGACAGCGGTTTCTACGGTGAAAAACTTCGCGAGCAACGCTACAGCGTCGCTCAGGAAACCCTGCGCGCCTACTTCCCGATCGATAAAGTCCTCAGCGGCCTGTTCGCCATCGTCCAGCGTCTGTACGGCATCGAGATCGCCGAGCAGAAAGGCTTCGACACCTGGCACCCGGACGTACGCCTGTTCGAGATCAAGGAAAACGGCCAGCACGTCGGCCGCTTCTTCTTCGACCTGTATGCCCGCGCCAACAAGCGTGGCGGCGCGTGGATGGATGGCGCCCGCGACCGTCGCCGCACCGTCGACGGAGTGCTGCAAAGCCCGGTGGCCAATCTGGTGTGCAACTTCACCCCGGCCGACAGCGGCAAGCCTGCGCTGCTGACCCATGATGAAGTGACCACCCTGTTCCACGAGTTCGGCCACGGCCTGCATCACCTGCTGACCCGCGTCGAACACGCTGGCGTATCCGGCATCAATGGCGTGGCCTGGGACGCGGTCGAGCTGCCAAGTCAGTTCATGGAAAACTGGTGCTGGGAGCCGGAAGGCCTGGCGCTGATTTCCGGCCACTACGAGACTGGCGAGCCACTGCCGCAGGACCTGCTGGAAAAAATGCTCGCGGCGAAGAACTTCCAGTCCGGCCTGATGATGGTGCGTCAGCTGGAGTTTTCGCTGTTCGATTTCGAACTGCACGCCACCCACGGCGATGGCCGCAGCGTGGCGCAGGTGCTCGAGGGCGTGCGTGACGAAGTGTCGGTGATGCGTCCACCGGCTTACAACCGCTTCCCCAACAGCTTCGCGCACATTTTCGCCGGCGGTTACGCAGCGGGTTACTACAGCTACAAGTGGGCTGAAGTGCTGTCCGCCGATGCCTTTTCGAAATTCGAGGAAGACGGCGTGCTTAACGCTGAAACCGGTCGGGCGTTCCGCGAGGCGATTCTGGCGCGCGGCGGCTCGCAGGCACCGATGGTGCTGTTCGTCGACTTCCGTGGCCGTGAGCCGTCGATCGACGCGCTGTTGCGCCACAGCGGCCTGAGTGAGGACGCGGCAGCATGA
- a CDS encoding gamma carbonic anhydrase family protein produces the protein MSLRKYQNHTPRLSNGAFVDGSAVVIGDVEIGADSSVWPLTVIRGDMHRIRIGARTSVQDGCVLHITHAGPFNPDGFPLLIGDDVTIAHKVMLHGCTVGSRVLIGMGSIVMDGAVVEDDVIIGAGSLVPPGKRLQSGFLYVGSPVKQVRPLTDKENAFFTYSAANYVKLKDLHLAEGYDQF, from the coding sequence GTGTCCCTTCGCAAATACCAGAATCACACCCCCCGCCTGAGCAACGGCGCATTCGTCGACGGTTCGGCGGTGGTGATCGGCGACGTCGAAATTGGCGCAGACAGCTCGGTCTGGCCGCTGACGGTGATCCGTGGCGACATGCACCGCATCCGCATCGGTGCGCGCACCAGCGTGCAGGACGGCTGCGTGCTGCACATCACCCACGCCGGCCCATTCAACCCGGACGGCTTTCCCTTGCTGATCGGCGATGACGTGACCATCGCCCACAAGGTCATGCTGCACGGCTGCACCGTTGGCAGCCGCGTATTGATCGGCATGGGCAGCATCGTCATGGACGGCGCCGTGGTCGAGGACGACGTGATCATCGGCGCTGGCAGTCTGGTGCCGCCGGGCAAACGCCTGCAAAGCGGCTTTCTGTATGTCGGCAGCCCGGTCAAGCAAGTGCGCCCGCTGACCGACAAGGAAAACGCCTTCTTCACGTACAGCGCGGCGAATTACGTCAAGCTCAAGGACCTGCATCTGGCCGAAGGCTACGACCAGTTCTGA